A single window of Archangium gephyra DNA harbors:
- the glpX gene encoding class II fructose-bisphosphatase, translating into MDRNLAMEAVRVTEMAAIASARLMGRGHKNESDQAAVDAMRRAFDALQIQGTVVIGEGERDEAPMLYIGEKVGRRNPEDPEVDIALDPLEGTNLCAYGRPGSISVVAMAGKGKLLNAPDTYMEKIAVGPRARGAIDLRRSPTENLHAIAERMKVYVADLTVVILDRERHADLIKEVRAAGARIRLIDDGDVAGGIATCFEDTGVDVLMGIGGAPEGVITAAAIRSTGGDMQGRLVPRNSDEIARAKRMGITDMSKIYTAEELAGGEVMFAASGVTTGDFLRGVRFFGNGCETHSVVMRSKTGTVRFIQSRHRLDSKPGYNF; encoded by the coding sequence ATGGATCGCAACCTGGCAATGGAGGCCGTGCGCGTCACCGAGATGGCGGCCATCGCCTCCGCCCGGCTCATGGGCCGTGGCCACAAGAACGAGTCGGATCAGGCCGCCGTGGACGCCATGCGCCGGGCCTTCGACGCCCTGCAGATCCAGGGCACGGTGGTCATCGGCGAGGGCGAGCGCGATGAGGCCCCCATGCTCTACATCGGCGAGAAGGTGGGCCGGCGCAACCCCGAGGATCCCGAGGTGGACATCGCGCTGGATCCGCTCGAGGGCACCAACCTGTGCGCCTACGGCCGTCCGGGCAGCATCTCCGTGGTGGCCATGGCCGGCAAGGGCAAGCTGCTCAACGCGCCGGACACCTACATGGAGAAGATCGCCGTGGGCCCTCGCGCCCGGGGCGCCATCGACCTGCGCCGCAGCCCCACCGAGAACCTCCACGCCATCGCGGAGCGGATGAAGGTCTACGTGGCGGACCTCACGGTGGTCATCCTCGACCGCGAGCGGCACGCGGACCTCATCAAGGAGGTGCGGGCCGCGGGCGCGCGCATCCGCCTCATCGATGACGGAGACGTGGCCGGCGGCATCGCCACCTGCTTCGAGGACACCGGCGTGGACGTGCTGATGGGCATCGGCGGCGCGCCCGAGGGCGTCATCACCGCCGCGGCCATCCGCTCGACGGGCGGCGACATGCAGGGCCGCCTGGTGCCTCGCAACAGCGACGAGATCGCCCGCGCCAAGCGCATGGGCATCACCGACATGTCGAAGATCTACACGGCCGAGGAGCTGGCGGGCGGCGAGGTGATGTTCGCGGCCTCCGGCGTCACCACCGGCGACTTCCTGCGCGGCGTGCGCTTCTTCGGCAACGGGTGCGAGACGCACTCCGTGGTCATGCGCAGCAAGACCGGCACGGTGCGTTTCATCCAGTCTCGCCACCGCCTGGACAGCAAGCCGGGTTACAACTTCTAG
- a CDS encoding alkaline phosphatase family protein has product MLRLLSLLLLLTALPALAAPPRLTLFITVDALGSDLLLRSKPRLKGGLRQLIDSGAFYPYARYGYAKPRTAPGHTTLATGANPWRHGIVDNRIIDRATGKPERVFPDPAHPVLEAPLSQEDVSPANLMAETFADRLRLSTQEQGKAIALSGKARSAIPLAGRLGQAYWFDETVGKFTTGTWYTKELPVWLKAFNAANPSEAWFSKTWEPLLPRSAYVGEDDRPYEGEQYGLGRVFPHPLTGGLPSPGPQSYTAFAISPLSMELVVKAARAAIEGEGLGKDEVPDVLAVSFSATDRVFHQYGPNSWEMQDTMHRLDKAVGDLVALAERAAGGRANLLVVLSADHGGAAVPEHWAASGVGAERVDPRVLSKGLTEALRAQFGGDVTATIEELDVYLGGKTLEGGKVDGAAVRRAAAAWLVKQPAITLAVASDDLYTTPDVAGLVEPLRRGYYPGRSGDVLFVVKPFHVISTESVGTNHGTPYAYDQLVPLVLAGKGVKPGIYPREISTTDVAPTVAALLEMNLPASAEGEPRHEALVPSR; this is encoded by the coding sequence ATGCTCCGCCTCCTGTCCCTGTTGCTGCTGCTCACCGCCCTGCCCGCCCTGGCCGCGCCCCCCCGGTTGACGCTCTTCATCACCGTGGACGCGCTGGGCTCGGATCTGCTGCTGCGCTCGAAGCCGCGCCTCAAGGGAGGGCTGCGGCAGCTCATCGACTCGGGCGCCTTCTACCCGTACGCGCGTTATGGCTACGCCAAGCCGCGCACCGCGCCGGGCCATACCACCCTGGCCACCGGGGCCAACCCCTGGCGCCACGGCATCGTGGACAACCGAATCATCGACCGGGCCACGGGCAAGCCCGAGCGCGTCTTCCCGGATCCGGCGCACCCGGTGCTGGAGGCCCCCCTCTCCCAGGAGGACGTGAGCCCGGCCAACCTCATGGCGGAGACGTTCGCGGATCGGCTGCGGCTGTCCACGCAGGAGCAGGGCAAGGCCATCGCGTTGTCGGGCAAGGCGCGCTCGGCCATCCCGCTGGCGGGCCGGCTCGGCCAGGCCTACTGGTTCGACGAGACGGTGGGAAAGTTCACCACGGGCACCTGGTACACGAAGGAGTTGCCGGTCTGGCTGAAGGCATTCAACGCGGCCAACCCCTCCGAGGCGTGGTTCAGCAAGACGTGGGAGCCGCTGCTGCCGCGCAGCGCGTACGTGGGGGAGGATGACCGGCCCTACGAGGGCGAGCAGTACGGACTGGGGCGTGTGTTTCCGCATCCCCTCACCGGCGGCCTCCCCTCCCCTGGCCCCCAGTCCTACACGGCCTTCGCCATCTCCCCGCTGTCCATGGAGCTGGTGGTGAAGGCGGCCCGGGCGGCCATCGAGGGCGAGGGCCTGGGCAAGGACGAGGTGCCGGACGTGCTCGCGGTGAGCTTCAGCGCCACGGATCGCGTCTTCCACCAGTACGGCCCCAACTCGTGGGAGATGCAGGACACGATGCACCGGCTGGACAAGGCGGTGGGAGACCTGGTGGCCCTGGCCGAGCGCGCCGCGGGTGGGCGGGCCAACCTCCTGGTGGTGCTCTCGGCGGACCACGGTGGCGCGGCGGTGCCCGAGCACTGGGCGGCCTCGGGCGTGGGTGCCGAGCGGGTGGATCCGCGAGTCCTCTCCAAGGGGCTGACCGAGGCGCTGCGGGCGCAGTTCGGCGGGGACGTCACCGCCACCATCGAGGAGCTGGACGTGTACCTGGGCGGCAAGACGCTGGAGGGCGGCAAGGTGGACGGAGCGGCGGTGCGGCGGGCCGCGGCGGCCTGGCTCGTGAAGCAGCCGGCCATCACGCTGGCGGTGGCGAGCGACGACCTCTACACGACGCCGGACGTGGCGGGGCTGGTGGAGCCGCTGCGGCGGGGCTACTACCCGGGACGTAGCGGCGACGTGCTCTTCGTGGTGAAGCCCTTCCACGTCATCAGCACCGAGTCCGTGGGCACCAACCACGGCACCCCGTACGCGTATGACCAGCTCGTGCCCCTCGTCCTGGCGGGCAAGGGGGTGAAGCCGGGCATCTATCCGCGGGAGATCAGCACCACGGACGTGGCGCCCACCGTGGCGGCGCTGCTGGAGATGAACCTCCCCGCGTCGGCCGAGGGAGAGCCTCGTCACGAGGCCCTCGTCCCCAGCCGCTGA
- a CDS encoding acyl-CoA thioesterase, with translation MVEARIRVIYGDTDQMGVVYHANYFRYFEFSRSEYFRARGGSYREMEREGLALPVVEATASYKSPARYDDVLLVRPRVSEVKRVSLTFTYEIFREGGSDTPLCTGRTVHACVSREGRPTRLPEALVRLLHEAP, from the coding sequence ATGGTCGAGGCACGAATTCGAGTGATTTACGGCGACACGGACCAGATGGGGGTCGTGTATCACGCCAATTATTTCCGCTACTTCGAGTTCTCCCGCAGCGAGTACTTCCGCGCCCGCGGAGGCAGCTACCGCGAGATGGAGCGCGAGGGGCTGGCCCTGCCCGTGGTGGAGGCCACTGCCTCCTATAAGTCCCCCGCTCGCTACGACGACGTGCTGCTCGTGCGCCCCCGCGTGAGCGAGGTAAAGCGGGTGTCGCTGACCTTCACCTACGAGATCTTCCGCGAAGGGGGCTCGGACACCCCCCTGTGCACCGGACGCACCGTCCACGCCTGTGTGAGCCGCGAAGGCCGGCCCACCCGCTTGCCCGAGGCGCTCGTGCGCCTGTTGCACGAAGCGCCCTGA
- a CDS encoding valine--tRNA ligase: MSDTTELPKAYDPKEVEARWYACWMERNYFRADPASDKPAFSIVLPPPNVTGSLHLGHALTATIQDILIRWKRMSGFNTLWVPGTDHAGIATQMVVERELKEKEKKSRHDLGREKFLERVWEWKNKYGNRIREQHKVLGASLDWSRERFTMDPGVSTAVREVFVRLYEEGLIYRAQKLINWCPSCHTALSDLEVEHEEKQGSLWHIQYPVKGSDRKLTVATTRPETMLGDTAVAIHPDDERYKGLAGQFVVLPLTGREIPIIADAELVDPAFGTGVVKVTPAHDFNDYQTGLRHHLPMLNVLDEAARINKEGGAYAGLERFAARKKILEDLTAQGLLEKEEPHKLSVGGCQRCATVVEPRLSPQWFVKIEPLAKPAIEAVEQGRTKIIPESWTNTYFHWMRNIHDWTISRQLWWGHQIPAWYCGDCSPRLEATGGIDYSRAEPHVSRTAPDQCPKCGGSRLEQDPDVLDTWFSSGLWPFSTLGWPEQTPELKAYYPNSVMETGHDILFFWVARMMMFGLHFMKDVPFRTVYLHAMVRDEKGEKMSKTKGNVIDPLDIVLGAPAEQLNKNLRNKYPQGMPAHGADALRFTLASLTQQGRDIKLSLDRVAGYKAFANKLWNASRFALMNMGDFRLEDESLINKRELTLADRWIISRLQRATTETRQALEAYNFGEAASTLYQFLWAEFCDWYIELAKGALYGEDAKAKDNTRAVLVFCLDRILRLLHPFMPFITEEIWQKLPMARQTDSIMLASYPEPEALLVDAAAEEEMGPVIAAIEGLRNIRGESNLAPSARITAYVQSTDARTRELLERSRGYLMPLAGLGELRITAPGPKPAQSAAFVGPRMEVFVPLAGLIDVEAERERLTKEISRSEQEVGGIQRKLDNPNFVAKAPPDVVEKDRARVEELTARISKLQDSLKRLAPDTSTPAEAETPAPAPTASKADAGGEAVKAEAAVVETTTVEDEDDDEFEAIAEEFDEDDGDGHAIGDTDAGVEQAPAKPERKGGTVQGAVKTKAAPEASPVRASAEKKAPAPKAPVAPKTAPAPKAPAVKKAAPAQKAAPAQKAPAKKAAAKKAAPAKKAAPAKKAAPAKKAPARKAAPVKKAAAKKAPARKAAPAKKAAAKKAPAKKAAPAKKAAAKKAPAKKAVASKAPAKKSVAKKAPAKARR, translated from the coding sequence ATGAGCGATACGACCGAACTGCCCAAGGCCTATGATCCGAAGGAGGTCGAGGCTCGTTGGTACGCCTGTTGGATGGAGCGGAACTACTTCCGCGCCGACCCGGCCTCCGACAAGCCCGCCTTCAGCATCGTGCTCCCGCCGCCCAACGTGACGGGCAGCCTCCACCTGGGCCACGCGCTCACCGCCACCATCCAGGACATCCTCATCCGGTGGAAGCGCATGAGCGGCTTCAACACCCTCTGGGTGCCGGGCACGGACCACGCCGGCATCGCCACGCAGATGGTGGTGGAGCGCGAGCTCAAGGAGAAGGAGAAGAAGTCCCGCCACGACCTGGGCCGCGAGAAGTTCCTCGAGCGCGTCTGGGAGTGGAAGAACAAGTATGGCAACCGCATCCGCGAGCAGCACAAGGTGCTCGGCGCCAGCCTGGACTGGAGCCGCGAGCGCTTCACCATGGATCCGGGTGTCTCCACCGCGGTGCGCGAGGTCTTCGTCCGCCTGTACGAAGAGGGCCTCATCTACCGCGCCCAGAAGCTCATCAACTGGTGCCCCTCGTGCCACACCGCTCTCAGCGACCTGGAGGTCGAGCACGAGGAGAAGCAGGGCTCGCTCTGGCACATCCAGTACCCGGTGAAGGGCAGCGACCGGAAGCTCACCGTCGCCACCACCCGCCCGGAGACGATGCTCGGCGACACCGCCGTGGCCATCCACCCCGACGACGAGCGCTACAAGGGGCTCGCCGGCCAGTTCGTGGTGCTGCCGCTCACCGGCCGGGAGATTCCCATCATCGCCGACGCCGAGCTGGTGGACCCGGCCTTCGGAACCGGCGTGGTGAAGGTGACGCCCGCCCATGACTTCAACGACTACCAGACGGGCCTGCGGCACCACCTGCCCATGCTCAACGTCCTGGACGAGGCCGCGCGCATCAACAAGGAGGGCGGCGCGTACGCGGGCCTGGAGCGCTTCGCCGCGCGCAAGAAGATCCTCGAGGATCTCACCGCCCAGGGCCTGCTGGAGAAGGAGGAGCCGCACAAGCTGTCCGTCGGCGGCTGCCAGCGCTGCGCCACCGTGGTGGAGCCGCGCCTGTCTCCGCAGTGGTTCGTGAAGATCGAGCCCCTCGCGAAGCCCGCCATCGAGGCGGTGGAGCAGGGCCGCACGAAGATCATCCCCGAGTCGTGGACGAACACGTACTTCCACTGGATGCGCAACATCCACGACTGGACCATCAGCCGCCAGCTGTGGTGGGGCCACCAGATTCCGGCCTGGTACTGCGGGGACTGCAGCCCGCGCCTGGAGGCCACCGGTGGCATCGACTACTCGCGCGCCGAGCCCCACGTCTCGCGCACGGCGCCGGACCAGTGCCCCAAGTGCGGCGGCTCGCGCCTGGAGCAGGACCCGGACGTGCTCGACACGTGGTTCTCCTCGGGCCTGTGGCCCTTCAGCACCCTGGGCTGGCCCGAGCAGACTCCCGAGTTGAAGGCCTACTACCCCAACTCCGTCATGGAGACGGGCCACGACATCCTCTTCTTCTGGGTCGCCCGGATGATGATGTTCGGCCTGCACTTCATGAAGGACGTGCCCTTCCGCACCGTGTACCTGCACGCGATGGTGCGCGACGAGAAGGGCGAGAAGATGTCCAAGACGAAGGGGAACGTGATCGATCCCCTCGACATCGTCCTGGGCGCTCCGGCCGAGCAGCTCAACAAGAACCTGCGCAACAAGTACCCCCAGGGCATGCCCGCCCATGGCGCGGACGCGCTGCGCTTCACCCTGGCCTCGCTCACCCAGCAGGGCCGCGACATCAAGCTCTCGCTGGATCGCGTCGCCGGCTACAAGGCCTTCGCCAACAAGCTGTGGAACGCCAGCCGCTTCGCCCTGATGAACATGGGCGACTTCAGGCTCGAGGACGAGTCGCTCATCAACAAGCGCGAGCTCACCCTGGCCGACCGGTGGATCATCTCCCGGCTGCAGCGGGCTACCACGGAGACCCGCCAGGCACTCGAGGCCTACAACTTCGGCGAGGCCGCCTCCACCCTCTACCAGTTCCTCTGGGCCGAGTTCTGCGACTGGTACATCGAGCTGGCCAAGGGCGCGCTCTACGGTGAGGACGCCAAGGCCAAGGACAACACCCGCGCGGTGCTCGTCTTCTGCCTGGACCGCATCCTGCGGCTGCTCCACCCGTTCATGCCCTTCATCACCGAGGAGATCTGGCAGAAGCTGCCGATGGCGCGGCAGACCGACTCCATCATGCTCGCCTCGTACCCCGAGCCGGAGGCGCTGCTCGTGGACGCCGCCGCCGAGGAGGAGATGGGGCCGGTCATCGCCGCCATCGAGGGCCTGCGCAACATCCGCGGCGAGAGCAACCTGGCGCCCTCGGCCCGCATCACCGCGTACGTGCAGAGCACGGATGCGCGCACCCGCGAGCTGCTCGAGCGCTCGCGCGGCTACCTGATGCCCCTGGCCGGCCTGGGCGAGCTGCGCATCACGGCTCCGGGACCCAAGCCCGCGCAGTCCGCGGCCTTCGTGGGCCCGCGCATGGAGGTCTTCGTCCCGCTCGCCGGCCTCATCGACGTGGAGGCCGAGCGCGAGCGCCTGACCAAGGAGATCTCCCGCTCCGAGCAGGAGGTGGGCGGCATCCAGCGCAAGCTGGACAACCCCAACTTCGTCGCCAAGGCGCCTCCGGACGTGGTGGAGAAGGATCGCGCCCGCGTCGAGGAGCTGACGGCACGCATCTCCAAGCTGCAGGACAGCTTGAAGCGGCTCGCCCCCGACACGAGCACGCCCGCCGAGGCGGAGACTCCGGCTCCCGCGCCCACGGCCAGCAAGGCGGACGCCGGGGGTGAGGCCGTCAAGGCCGAGGCGGCTGTCGTCGAGACGACGACCGTCGAGGACGAGGACGACGACGAGTTCGAGGCCATCGCCGAGGAGTTCGACGAGGACGACGGGGACGGCCACGCGATCGGGGACACCGACGCAGGGGTGGAGCAGGCTCCGGCGAAGCCCGAGCGCAAGGGCGGTACCGTCCAGGGCGCGGTGAAGACCAAGGCCGCGCCCGAGGCCTCGCCTGTCAGGGCTTCGGCGGAGAAGAAGGCCCCGGCGCCGAAGGCGCCTGTGGCCCCGAAGACGGCTCCGGCCCCGAAGGCTCCCGCGGTGAAGAAGGCAGCCCCGGCCCAGAAGGCGGCTCCTGCTCAGAAGGCTCCGGCGAAGAAGGCCGCGGCCAAGAAGGCGGCGCCTGCGAAGAAGGCCGCTCCGGCGAAGAAGGCCGCTCCGGCGAAGAAGGCTCCTGCCAGGAAGGCGGCTCCGGTGAAGAAGGCCGCGGCCAAGAAGGCTCCTGCCAGGAAGGCGGCTCCGGCGAAGAAGGCCGCGGCCAAGAAGGCTCCAGCCAAGAAGGCGGCTCCGGCGAAGAAGGCCGCGGCCAAGAAGGCTCCAGCCAAGAAGGCTGTTGCCAGCAAGGCACCGGCGAAGAAGTCCGTGGCCAAGAAGGCTCCGGCCAAGGCCCGGCGCTGA
- the nadC gene encoding carboxylating nicotinate-nucleotide diphosphorylase produces the protein MDVFLDRLISLALEEDLGAAGDITTEALVPVDAQGSAELIAKERLVLAGLDTFARVFVRVDPDVKVELLARDGQEVQAKALVARVHGRMRALLTAERTALNIVQRTSGMATMAQQVMAAVRGTKLRILDTRKTAPGMRSLSKQAVKAGGAFNHRFGLFDGVLIKDNHIAAVGGSVREALRRARTNAPQLVKIEIEVTNLEQLAEALEEGADVVMLDNMDDEQIRRAVELSAGRIPLEVSGGITLERLPRLAKLGVDFVSMGALTHSARAMDLSLEIVQAR, from the coding sequence ATGGATGTCTTTCTGGATCGCCTCATCTCGCTCGCCCTGGAGGAAGACCTCGGGGCGGCGGGCGACATCACCACCGAAGCCCTCGTCCCCGTGGACGCCCAGGGCTCCGCCGAGCTCATCGCCAAGGAGCGGCTCGTGCTCGCCGGGCTGGACACCTTCGCCCGCGTCTTCGTGCGCGTGGACCCCGACGTCAAGGTCGAGCTCCTCGCGCGCGACGGACAGGAGGTGCAAGCCAAGGCCCTGGTGGCCCGGGTTCACGGCCGCATGCGCGCGCTCCTCACCGCCGAGCGCACCGCCCTCAACATCGTCCAGCGCACCTCGGGCATGGCCACCATGGCCCAGCAGGTCATGGCCGCGGTGCGCGGCACGAAGCTGCGGATCCTCGACACGCGGAAGACCGCTCCCGGCATGCGCTCGCTGTCCAAGCAGGCCGTGAAGGCCGGCGGTGCCTTCAACCACCGCTTCGGTCTCTTCGACGGGGTCCTCATCAAGGACAACCACATCGCGGCCGTGGGCGGCTCCGTCCGCGAGGCGCTCCGCCGCGCCCGCACCAACGCGCCCCAGTTGGTGAAGATCGAGATCGAGGTCACCAACCTCGAGCAGCTCGCCGAGGCGCTCGAGGAGGGCGCGGACGTGGTGATGCTCGACAACATGGACGACGAGCAGATCCGCCGTGCCGTGGAGCTCTCGGCCGGCCGCATTCCGCTCGAGGTCTCCGGCGGCATCACCCTGGAGCGCCTGCCGCGTCTGGCGAAGCTCGGCGTGGACTTCGTGTCCATGGGCGCGCTCACCCACTCGGCGCGCGCCATGGACCTGTCCCTGGAGATCGTCCAGGCGCGGTAG